One window of Cygnus olor isolate bCygOlo1 chromosome 28, bCygOlo1.pri.v2, whole genome shotgun sequence genomic DNA carries:
- the BCAN gene encoding brevican core protein isoform X6, whose protein sequence is MASALPLLLLCAFAPAAVPEVLGPGDGTDDLKALQVSIPRHPALDAVLAGDVTIPCLITYLGPLPTAGTAGRRAVLGAPRVKWTFISEGREVEILVARGDRVKVSEDYRLRASLPIFHQRYTNASLLLTELRPNDSGIYRCDVQHGIEDGHDILDLRVKGGVFHYREGSMRYAYTFAEAQEACARIGARIATPEQLYAAYLGGYEQCDAGWIADQTVRYPIHTPREACYGDMNGFPGVRNYGVVDPEDMYDVYCYAEDLPGEIFLETAPDKFTLEEAEARCRARGAVLASPGQLYAAWSAGLDACSPGWLADGSVRYPIVTPRERCGGALPGVKTIFLFRNQTGFPDAQSRYDAYCFREGTNSIPEAAGKYGAREPEGLQEIVTVAEKLEELQLPKAQVEIESRGAIYAVPFFKDVADAELEKPSLSPEDALGPGAWHPPLATSVSSARGHHPTSATPFPMAPAVPEAGVPLSCGAKPGSPSPADEEGATGTGGKCAEAGREPSRTGEEGAALERPLGSAPGRDPGNTAAESLGGRRDPGQPTEPDTVGAEGPSDAPSPAVATADSQEPAPGPHGRGSGGTSSPVPAVGAAEDAELSGDVAESPRGASPLPPSQLQEDGEEQSGALWLPSPTAPGDGGTVPAAEATVVTPWHTEVPGSSDAPATGHEAVPQTPGTGTPAASSEEEEEKEEEEEKEEEEEEEERPMPSVATVEGFLAAVPGEPGGCVPNPCLNGGTCTEDGARLACLCLPGYGGSSCERPLKRCSPGWDSFQGACYKHFSTRRSWEDAETQCRHYGGHLATILTPEEQDFINDQYREYQWIGLNDRTIEGDFQWSDGSPLLYENWHPGQPDSYFLSGENCVVIVWHDGGQWSDVPCNYHLSYTCKMGLVQCGPPPAVSNAHAFSKAKPRYEVGSTARYQCRHGFAPRRSPVIRCREDGTWERPQLSCRPGLAQHPGD, encoded by the exons ATGGCCTCAGCcctcccgctgctgctgctctgcgcCTTTGCCCCCGCGGCGGTCCCGGAGGTGCTTGGCCCCGGAGATGGCACAG aTGACCTCAAGGCGCTGCAGGTCTCCATCCCGCGGCACCCGGCCCTGGACGCCGTGCTGGCGGGGGACGTCACCATCCCCTGCCTCATCACCTACCTCGGGCCCCTGCCCACCGCCGGCACGGCCGGGCGCAGGGCGGTGCTGGGCGCCCCCCGGGTCAAGTGGACCTTCATCTCcgagggcagggaggtggagATCTTGGTAGCGCGGGGGGACAGGGTGAAGGTGAGCGAGGACTATCGCCTCCGCGCCTCCCTGCCCATCTTCCACCAGCGGTACACCAACGCCTCGCTGCTGCTCACCGAGCTGCGCCCCAACGACTCGGGGATTTACCGCTGCGACGTGCAGCACGGCATCGAGGACGGCCACGACATCCTCGACCTCAGAGTCAAA ggGGGTGTGTTTCACTACCGCGAGGGCTCCATGCGCTACGCCTACACCTTCGCCGAGGCGCAGGAGGCTTGCGCCAGGATCGGCGCCCGCATCGCCACCCCCGAGCAGCTGTACGCCGCCTACCTGGGCGGCTACGAGCAGTGCGATGCCGGCTGGATCGCCGACCAGACCGTCAG GTACCCCATCCACACGCCCCGTGAGGCTTGTTATGGAGACATGAACGGCTTCCCTGGGGTGAGGAACTACGGGGTGGTGGACCCGGAGGACATGTACGACGTGTACTGCTACGCCGAGGACCTGCCAG GGGAGATCTTTTTGGAGACGGCCCCAGACAAATTCACGCTGGAGGAGGCGGAGGCGCGCTgccgggcgcggggcgcggTGCTGGCGAGCCCGGGGCAGCTCTACGCCGCCTGGAGCGCGGGGCTGGACGCCTGCAGCCCCGGCTGGCTGGCCGACGGCAGCGTCCGCTACCCCATCGTCACCCCGCGGGAGCGCTGCGGCGGGGCGCTGCCCGGCGTCAAAACCATCTTCCTCTTCCGCAACCAGACGGGGTTCCCCGATGCCCAGAGCAGATACGATGCGTACTGCTTCCGAG AAGGGACAAACTCTATCCCTGAGGCCGCAGGAAAATACGGAGCCAGAGAGCCCGAGGGCCTCCAGGAGATTGTTACAGTGGCAGaaaagctggaggagctgcagctgcccaaAGCGCAAGTGGAGATTGAGTCGCGAGGGGCTATTTACGCCGTCCCTTTCTTTAAGGACGTGGCTGACGCTGAGCTGGAAAAGCCGAGCCTGTCCCCCGAAGACGCCCTGGGGCCGGGGGCCTGGCACCCCCCGCTAGCTACCTCCGTGTCCTCAGCTCGAGGACATCACCCAACCTCTGCCACCCCCTTCCCCATGGCCCCGGCCGTCCCCGAGGCAGGCGTCCCGCTTAGCTGTGGTGCAAAACCGGGGAGCCCGTCCCCTGCAGACGAGGAAGGGGCGACAGGGACGGGTGGAAAGTGCGCAGAGGCCGGGCGAGAGCCGTCCCGCACGG gggaggagggagcagcgCTGGAGCGGCCGCTGGGCTCCGCACCGGGCAGGGACCCCGGGAACACCGCAGCAGAGAGCCTGGGGGGACGGCGAGACCCCGGCCAGCCCACGGAGCCAGACACAGTGGGAGCAGAAGGACCCTCTGACGCCCCGTCCCCGGCGGTGGCCACAGCAG ATAGCCAAGAGCCAGCCCCCGGGCCGCACGGCCGCGGGTCCGGTGGGACgagcagccctgtccctgctgtgggGGCTGCCGAGGACGCCGAGCTGTCCGGAGACGTGGCCGAAAGCCCCCGGGGGgcgtccccgctgcccccctcacagctgcaggaggacGGCGAGGAGCAGTCGGGGGCCCTGTGGCTCCCCTCGCCCACGGCCCCAGGGGACGGGGGCACGGTCCCCGCGGCGGAGGCGACGGTGGTCACCCCGTGGCACACTGAGGTGCCCGGCAGCAGCGACGCACCGGCCACTGGACACGAGGCTGTGCCACAAACCCCGGGCACTGGAACACCCGCTGCGTCTTcggaagaagaggaggagaaggaagaagaagaggagaaggaagaggaggaggaagaggaagagcgACCCATGCCCTCTGTCGCAACCGTGGAGGGTTTCCTTGCAGCCGTTCCCGGAGAACCAG GTGGCTGCGTCCCCAACCCCTGCCTCAACGGAGGGACCTGCACCGAGGACGGCGCCCGCCTcgcctgcctctgcctgcccgGCTACGGAGGGAGCAGCTGCGAGAGAC CGCTGAAGAGGTGCAGCCCCGGCTGGGACAGCTTCCAGGGAGCCTGCTACAAGCACTTCTCCACccggaggagctgggaggacgCGGAGACGCAGTGCAGGCACTACGGGGGGCACCTGGCCACCATCCTGACCCCCGAGGAGCAGGACTTCATCAACG aCCAGTACCGGGAGTACCAGTGGATCGGCTTGAACGACCGGACCATCGAGGGGGATTTCCAGTGGTCCGACGGGAGCCCCTTG CTCTACGAGAACTGGCACCCCGGGCAGCCCGACAGCTACTTTCTCTCCGGGGAGAACTGCGTGGTCATCGTGTGGCACGACGGGGGGCAGTGGAGCGACGTCCCCTGCAACTACCACCTCTCCTACACCTGCAAAATGGGGCTGG TGCAGTgcgggcccccccccgccgtcaGCAATGCCCACGCCTTCAGCAAAGCCAAGCCGCGCTACGAGGTCGGCTCCACCGCCCGCTACCAGTGCCGCCACGGCTTCGCCCCGCGCCGCTCGCCCGTCATCCGCTGCCGCGAGGACGGGACGTGGGAGCggccccagctctcctgccGCCCTG GGCTGGCTCAGCACCCCGGCGACTGA